From the Kribbella sp. CA-293567 genome, the window AGGCGGGCCGTAGTACCGGATCAGGTAGCCGGCGTACCGCGTTCGCCGTACACCGCGGTCACCAGCGCGATCAGCAGGGCGGCGAAGAACATGTGGATCAGCACCAGCACCCACGGCAGGCCGGTGAAGAACTGCGTGAAGCCGACCACACCCTGCAGCAGTTCGGCGGCCAGCAGCCAGGCGGCGAGTTTGCGGAGGGTGCGGGAGGTGGCCGTGACGCGAGTGGCGATGACCAGCGCGACAGTGACGCCCAGCAAGGCGAACACGACGTCAGCATGCAACTGGCTGATCACGGTCTCGTTCAGGCCGTTGCGGCCGGTTTCGGGGTCGCCGGAGTGCGGGCCGGCGCCGGTGACAAGGGTGCCTAGGGCAACGGCCAGCCAGACTGCCACCACCGAAGCGGTCGCGAGCGCGCGGACCACCGGGGGAGTGTGTGGATAGGGGCTGGTGCGAGATCGCCTCATCATCGCGACTGTCAACGCGATGATGAGGCACGAGACCAGGAAGTGCGTGGCGACGATCCAGGGGTTCAACCCGGTCAGCACGCTCACCCCGCCGATACCGGCCTGCAGGGGAACTCCGAGGGCCGCCGCGGTCGCCAGTCGGCGCAGGTCCGTACGGCGGGGCCGGTAGCGCATCACGACGAGCCAGGTGCAGATCGCGACCGCCGCTACGACGAACCCGAGGAGCCGGTTGCCGAACTCGATGGCGCCGTGGATTCCCAGCTCGCCGTGCGGGACATACG encodes:
- a CDS encoding COX15/CtaA family protein — translated: MTTEAPTHPTEPVTGFWRLVPEPSLDVVRRWGWASVVVNIGIVVTGGLVRLTGSGLGCPTWPQCTDESYVPHGELGIHGAIEFGNRLLGFVVAAVAICTWLVVMRYRPRRTDLRRLATAAALGVPLQAGIGGVSVLTGLNPWIVATHFLVSCLIIALTVAMMRRSRTSPYPHTPPVVRALATASVVAVWLAVALGTLVTGAGPHSGDPETGRNGLNETVISQLHADVVFALLGVTVALVIATRVTATSRTLRKLAAWLLAAELLQGVVGFTQFFTGLPWVLVLIHMFFAALLIALVTAVYGERGTPAT